A window of the Deinococcus sp. YIM 134068 genome harbors these coding sequences:
- a CDS encoding Dps family protein has protein sequence MQMDAAPHPSQTSPASSDAQGGNGAGANAAGAVPEDPSKADAAHLNTPFNRLVDHGYLSEEEFGTVAETLQRNLATSICLYLKFKKYHWDIRGRFFRDLHLAYDEFIDEMFPSIDEQAERLVALGGSPVAAPSDLDRFSSVKVPTETVRDARTQVADLVEDLTRVSKGYRDDSKTVDDANDPATADLYNGYAATHDKIRWMLQAMMDDDRMN, from the coding sequence ATGCAGATGGACGCGGCCCCGCACCCCTCCCAGACCTCCCCCGCCTCCAGCGACGCGCAAGGCGGCAACGGGGCGGGCGCGAACGCAGCGGGCGCGGTGCCCGAGGACCCCTCGAAGGCCGACGCCGCGCACCTGAACACGCCCTTCAACCGGCTGGTGGACCACGGCTACCTCTCGGAGGAGGAGTTCGGCACCGTCGCCGAGACGTTGCAGCGCAACCTCGCCACGAGCATCTGCCTGTACCTGAAGTTCAAGAAGTACCACTGGGACATCCGGGGCCGCTTCTTCCGCGACCTGCACCTCGCCTACGACGAGTTCATCGACGAGATGTTCCCCTCCATCGACGAGCAGGCCGAGCGCCTCGTGGCCCTGGGCGGCAGCCCCGTCGCCGCGCCGAGTGACCTCGACCGCTTCAGCAGCGTGAAGGTGCCCACCGAGACCGTCCGCGACGCCCGCACCCAGGTCGCCGATCTCGTGGAGGACCTGACGCGCGTGTCGAAGGGCTACCGTGACGACTCCAAGACGGTGGACGACGCCAACGACCCCGCCACCGCCGACCTGTACAACGGCTACGCCGCCACCCACGACAAGATTCGCTGGATGCTCCAGGCGATGATGGACGACGACCGGATGAATTGA
- a CDS encoding GTP-binding protein — translation MAKGTFERTKPHVNVGTIGHVDHGKTTLTAAITFTAAASDPT, via the coding sequence ATGGCCAAAGGAACGTTTGAGCGGACGAAGCCCCACGTGAACGTCGGGACGATCGGGCACGTGGACCACGGCAAGACCACGCTGACCGCCGCGATCACCTTCACCGCCGCCGCCTCGGACCCCACCG
- the fusA gene encoding elongation factor G translates to MMTTKSQSYLTHFRNIGIAAHIDAGKTTTTERILYYTGRTHNIGEVHDGAATMDWMEQERERGITITAAATTAKWKHSGNGEEYTVNIIDTPGHVDFTIEVERSMRVLDGAVAVFDSSQGVEPQSETVWRQADRYGVPRIAFSNKMDKTGASFELVLNDIRERLGAIPAPIQYPMGEENEFKGIIDIVRQRAYTYTNDLGTEIQEHDIPAEYAGKVTEMRAALIEAAAEVDEDLMLMYLEGEEPSVEQLVFAIRKGTIEQRIFPVLCGSALKNKGVQLLLDAVIDYLPSPLEVPAIRGKQEDSEETTEFPADPEGKLAALAFKIMADPYVGRLTFVRIYSGTMQSGSYVQNATKDKRDRVGRLLKMHANSREEVTELRAGELGAVIGLKDAGTGNTLIGDGDDRVLLESIDVPEPVIKLAIEPKTKADQEKMGVGLQKLAEEDPTFRVESDQESGQTTISGMGELHLEILVDRLKREYKVDANVGAPQVAYRETITRAVDVEGKFVRQSGGRGQFGHVKIKAEPLEPGAGFVFENIVVGGTVPREFVGPAQKGIEEAMQSGPMLGFPVVDMKVSLYDGSYHEVDSSEMAFKIAGSMALKEAVQKGAPALLEPIMRVEVTVPDDFMGDIIGDLNSRRGQIQGMEARGNAQIVKAFVPLSEMFGYATDMRSMTQGRASYSMFFDHYSQVPNNLAQQLMKK, encoded by the coding sequence ATCATGACCACCAAATCCCAGAGCTATCTCACTCACTTCCGCAACATCGGGATTGCCGCGCACATCGACGCGGGCAAGACCACGACCACCGAGCGCATCCTGTACTACACCGGGCGCACCCACAACATCGGCGAGGTCCACGACGGGGCCGCCACGATGGACTGGATGGAGCAGGAGCGCGAGCGCGGCATCACCATCACCGCCGCCGCCACGACCGCCAAGTGGAAGCACAGCGGCAACGGTGAGGAGTACACCGTCAACATCATCGACACGCCCGGCCACGTGGACTTCACCATCGAGGTCGAGCGGTCCATGCGGGTGCTGGACGGCGCGGTCGCGGTGTTCGACTCCTCGCAGGGCGTCGAGCCGCAGTCCGAGACCGTGTGGCGTCAGGCCGACCGTTACGGCGTGCCGCGCATCGCGTTCTCGAACAAGATGGACAAGACGGGTGCCAGCTTCGAACTCGTGCTGAACGACATCCGCGAGCGCCTCGGCGCGATCCCCGCGCCCATCCAGTACCCGATGGGTGAGGAGAACGAGTTCAAGGGCATCATCGACATCGTGCGCCAGCGCGCGTACACGTACACCAACGACCTCGGCACCGAGATTCAGGAGCACGACATCCCCGCCGAGTACGCGGGCAAGGTGACCGAGATGCGCGCCGCGCTCATCGAGGCCGCCGCCGAGGTGGACGAGGACCTGATGCTGATGTACCTCGAAGGTGAGGAACCCAGCGTCGAGCAGCTCGTCTTCGCCATCCGCAAGGGCACCATCGAGCAGCGCATCTTCCCGGTGCTGTGCGGCAGCGCGCTGAAGAACAAGGGCGTGCAGCTCCTGCTCGACGCCGTGATTGACTACCTGCCCAGCCCGCTGGAGGTTCCGGCCATTCGCGGCAAGCAGGAGGACAGCGAGGAGACCACCGAGTTTCCCGCCGATCCCGAGGGCAAGCTCGCGGCGCTGGCGTTCAAGATCATGGCCGACCCCTACGTGGGCCGCCTGACCTTCGTCCGCATCTACTCGGGCACCATGCAGTCGGGCAGCTACGTGCAGAACGCCACGAAGGACAAGCGTGACCGCGTGGGCCGCCTCCTCAAGATGCACGCCAACTCCCGTGAGGAAGTCACCGAGCTGCGCGCGGGCGAACTGGGGGCCGTGATCGGCCTCAAGGACGCGGGCACCGGCAACACCCTGATCGGCGACGGTGACGACCGCGTGCTGCTGGAGAGCATCGACGTGCCCGAACCCGTCATCAAGCTCGCCATCGAGCCGAAGACGAAGGCCGACCAGGAGAAGATGGGCGTGGGCCTGCAAAAGCTCGCCGAGGAGGACCCGACCTTCCGCGTTGAGTCCGACCAGGAGAGCGGCCAGACCACCATCTCCGGCATGGGTGAGCTGCACCTCGAAATCCTCGTGGACCGCCTCAAGCGCGAGTACAAGGTGGATGCGAACGTGGGTGCCCCGCAGGTCGCGTACCGTGAGACCATCACGCGGGCCGTGGACGTGGAGGGCAAGTTCGTCCGCCAGTCGGGTGGTCGCGGGCAGTTCGGCCACGTGAAGATCAAGGCCGAGCCGCTGGAGCCGGGCGCGGGCTTCGTCTTCGAGAACATCGTGGTGGGCGGCACCGTGCCCCGCGAGTTCGTCGGACCGGCCCAGAAGGGCATCGAGGAGGCCATGCAGTCCGGGCCGATGCTCGGCTTCCCGGTCGTGGACATGAAGGTCAGCTTGTACGACGGCTCGTACCACGAGGTCGACTCCAGCGAAATGGCGTTCAAGATCGCCGGTTCGATGGCCCTCAAGGAGGCCGTGCAGAAGGGTGCGCCCGCGCTGCTCGAACCCATCATGCGCGTCGAGGTGACGGTGCCCGACGACTTCATGGGCGACATCATCGGCGACCTGAACTCCCGCCGTGGGCAGATTCAGGGCATGGAGGCGCGCGGCAACGCCCAGATCGTCAAGGCGTTCGTGCCGCTCTCGGAGATGTTCGGCTACGCGACCGACATGCGCTCGATGACGCAGGGCCGCGCCTCTTACTCGATGTTCTTCGACCACTACAGCCAGGTGCCCAACAACCTCGCGCAGCAACTCATGAAGAAGTAA
- a CDS encoding MBL fold metallo-hydrolase, with amino-acid sequence MPPALELLAPGVHFLPGAVNSVVLEDRRGGALLVDTGLDESHARKLLRALEAARLTPTGILNTHSHADHHGGNIHLLRRFPELKVFAPPLEEAVITHPILEPLTLFGARPPRELQTKFLLAPPSPARLAPEPGLCRIGGVDLELIEVAGHASMMYAVRVGEVLYAADALFGPEALGKHPLTFCADSALQKEAAARLGELEGVRVVLPGHGGPADDLAGLVAANLAAYGRTTDAVLGAVRAGAAPVDDLLARVCDTLGVTMTTAGAVVLNRAVVSAHLTELLERDEIVMGVEGNRLLFRLV; translated from the coding sequence ATGCCCCCCGCCCTCGAACTCCTCGCGCCCGGCGTCCACTTCCTGCCGGGGGCCGTCAACAGCGTCGTTCTGGAGGACCGCCGGGGCGGTGCCCTGCTCGTGGACACGGGACTGGACGAGTCGCACGCGCGGAAGCTGCTGCGGGCGCTGGAGGCGGCGAGGCTCACGCCCACGGGCATCCTCAACACCCACAGCCACGCGGACCACCACGGCGGGAACATCCACCTCCTGAGACGCTTTCCCGAACTCAAGGTCTTCGCGCCGCCGCTGGAGGAGGCCGTCATCACCCATCCCATCCTCGAACCCCTCACCCTCTTCGGTGCCCGGCCCCCGCGCGAGCTTCAAACGAAGTTCCTCCTCGCGCCCCCCAGCCCCGCCCGCCTCGCGCCCGAACCCGGCCTGTGCCGTATCGGCGGAGTGGACCTCGAACTGATCGAGGTGGCGGGTCACGCGAGCATGATGTACGCGGTGCGGGTGGGCGAGGTGCTCTACGCCGCCGACGCCCTCTTCGGGCCGGAGGCGCTGGGCAAGCACCCCCTGACCTTCTGCGCCGACTCCGCCTTGCAGAAGGAGGCCGCCGCCCGGCTGGGGGAACTGGAGGGCGTGCGCGTCGTGCTGCCGGGCCACGGCGGGCCGGCGGACGACCTCGCCGGACTGGTGGCCGCCAACCTCGCCGCCTATGGGCGGACGACGGACGCGGTGCTGGGAGCGGTGCGGGCGGGCGCGGCCCCCGTGGACGACCTCCTCGCCCGCGTGTGCGACACGCTCGGCGTGACGATGACGACTGCGGGTGCCGTGGTCCTCAACCGGGCGGTGGTGAGCGCCCACCTCACCGAGCTGCTGGAGCGTGACGAGATCGTGATGGGCGTGGAGGGCAACCGCCTGCTGTTCCGCTTGGTGTGA
- a CDS encoding multidrug DMT transporter: MENLLKKAGAMLAHLDLFNHMLHLRGLLQLAAHMEERGDRVTLISPEAITLVGAEMTTDPNVTTSKGATVEAGTAYSVLRTLKGHDAPEYAVTREELKALNARAVADLESSDAMRAFGETLARIGVPSGAGADTSPERPTRGRRAAEADAAPEQPAA, translated from the coding sequence ATGGAGAACCTGCTGAAGAAGGCTGGCGCGATGCTCGCCCACCTCGACCTGTTCAACCACATGTTGCACCTGCGAGGGCTTTTGCAGCTTGCAGCGCACATGGAGGAGCGAGGCGACCGGGTGACGCTGATCTCGCCCGAGGCGATCACGCTCGTCGGGGCCGAGATGACGACCGATCCCAACGTCACCACGAGCAAGGGCGCGACCGTGGAGGCGGGCACGGCCTACAGCGTCCTGCGGACCCTCAAGGGGCACGACGCGCCGGAGTATGCCGTCACGCGCGAGGAACTCAAGGCGCTGAACGCGCGGGCCGTCGCCGATCTGGAGTCGAGCGACGCCATGCGGGCGTTCGGGGAGACGCTGGCGCGCATCGGGGTTCCGAGCGGGGCGGGTGCGGACACGTCGCCCGAGCGGCCCACGCGTGGACGCCGGGCGGCGGAGGCGGACGCGGCCCCGGAGCAGCCTGCGGCGTAA
- a CDS encoding GNAT family N-acetyltransferase yields the protein MTRTLTVTPFDPVSASAAARLRVGQLLTDSHSFAFPEDPPLVPEREALGLTHLTPGEAMAHFVVWDGEEGTEALGWGSLDYSLTENLHAVHARLVVHPSKRRRGLGRDLARVLEGVARREGRRVVTFGTNDREPAGSILARLLGAEPALPMRVSQLDLARVSGDLLAAWTTRPDGDPYRLHLWERVPEEFLARTAEIMMVMNTAPRGDLDVEDWQIRPEMIRAWEAMGDESGTVRLLLAAEDTRTGELAGYTEIYWNPGRAPLAHQGATAVRPSQRGQGLGKWLKAEMLSHVRERCPGVQVIRTGNAHENAAMLGINVAMGFEPWGEFTEWQVRLGEKG from the coding sequence ATGACCCGCACCCTGACCGTGACCCCGTTCGATCCCGTGTCCGCGTCGGCGGCGGCGCGTCTGCGGGTTGGGCAACTGCTCACCGACAGCCACAGCTTCGCGTTCCCGGAGGACCCACCTCTTGTCCCGGAGCGTGAGGCGCTGGGTCTCACCCACCTCACCCCCGGCGAGGCGATGGCCCACTTCGTCGTCTGGGACGGCGAGGAAGGGACGGAGGCGCTGGGCTGGGGCAGCCTGGACTACAGCCTGACCGAGAACCTGCACGCGGTGCACGCCCGGCTCGTCGTCCACCCGAGCAAGCGACGGCGGGGGCTGGGGCGCGACCTCGCCCGCGTGCTGGAGGGAGTGGCCCGGCGCGAGGGCCGCCGCGTCGTCACCTTCGGAACCAACGACCGGGAACCCGCCGGGTCCATCCTCGCCCGCCTGCTGGGGGCCGAACCCGCGCTGCCCATGCGCGTCAGCCAGCTCGACCTCGCCCGCGTGTCCGGGGACCTGCTGGCCGCCTGGACCACCCGACCGGACGGCGACCCGTACCGCCTGCACCTGTGGGAGCGCGTGCCGGAGGAGTTCCTGGCGCGGACGGCGGAGATCATGATGGTGATGAACACGGCCCCGCGCGGCGACCTCGACGTGGAGGACTGGCAGATCAGGCCCGAGATGATCCGCGCGTGGGAGGCGATGGGCGACGAGAGCGGCACCGTGCGCCTGCTCCTCGCCGCCGAGGACACCCGCACCGGGGAACTCGCCGGATACACCGAGATTTACTGGAATCCGGGGCGTGCGCCCCTCGCCCACCAGGGAGCGACCGCCGTCCGTCCGTCCCAGCGCGGCCAGGGCCTCGGCAAGTGGCTCAAGGCCGAGATGCTGAGCCATGTCCGCGAACGCTGTCCGGGAGTACAGGTCATCCGCACGGGCAACGCCCACGAGAACGCCGCCATGCTGGGCATCAACGTGGCGATGGGCTTCGAGCCGTGGGGGGAGTTCACGGAGTGGCAGGTGAGGCTAGGGGAGAAGGGATGA
- the rpsG gene encoding 30S ribosomal protein S7, giving the protein MARRRRAEVRPIQPDLVYQDVLVSAMINRIMEDGKKNLASRIFYGACRLVQERTGQEPLKVFKQAFDNVKPRVEVRSRRVGGSTYQVPVEVSVRRQQSLTLRWMLGAVEGRPERTAIERLAGEIMDAAQGRGGAIKKKDDVERMAEANRAYAHYRW; this is encoded by the coding sequence ATGGCACGTCGCCGCAGAGCAGAAGTGCGCCCCATTCAGCCCGACCTGGTGTACCAGGACGTGCTGGTGAGCGCGATGATCAACCGCATCATGGAAGACGGCAAGAAGAACCTCGCCAGCCGCATCTTCTACGGGGCCTGCCGCCTCGTGCAGGAGCGCACCGGCCAGGAGCCGCTGAAGGTCTTCAAGCAGGCCTTCGATAACGTCAAGCCCCGTGTCGAGGTCCGCTCACGCCGCGTCGGCGGCAGCACCTACCAGGTGCCCGTCGAGGTCAGCGTCCGCCGTCAGCAGAGCCTGACCCTGCGCTGGATGCTGGGTGCTGTGGAGGGCCGTCCCGAGCGCACCGCCATCGAGCGCCTCGCGGGCGAGATCATGGACGCCGCGCAGGGACGTGGCGGCGCGATCAAGAAGAAAGACGACGTGGAGCGCATGGCGGAAGCCAACCGCGCCTACGCGCACTACCGCTGGTAA
- a CDS encoding DUF4385 domain-containing protein, protein MSKKFDYALNYAELDLRAHPELYRVGVGEQGVLLVQPYKSEILPHWRFATPDAARASSETIYGMFLAYLAAGDFVGADMARKFLQMGFTRSRRYANHKGGKKYDGPVPDDKKGRSGAHGRAELPRSPEDPVKAESARIFKAKWDEAEANPEYARLKKEHRARYG, encoded by the coding sequence GTGAGCAAGAAGTTCGACTACGCCCTCAACTACGCCGAACTCGACCTGCGCGCTCACCCGGAACTCTACCGGGTCGGCGTGGGTGAGCAGGGCGTGTTGCTCGTGCAGCCGTACAAGTCGGAGATTCTGCCCCACTGGCGCTTCGCCACGCCGGACGCGGCCCGCGCGAGCAGCGAGACGATCTACGGCATGTTCCTCGCCTACCTCGCCGCCGGGGATTTCGTGGGGGCGGACATGGCCCGCAAGTTCCTCCAGATGGGCTTCACCCGCTCGCGGCGCTATGCCAACCACAAGGGTGGCAAGAAGTACGACGGCCCCGTCCCCGACGACAAGAAGGGCCGCAGCGGTGCCCACGGTCGCGCCGAATTGCCCCGCTCCCCGGAGGACCCCGTGAAAGCTGAGTCCGCCCGCATCTTCAAGGCGAAGTGGGACGAGGCCGAGGCGAATCCCGAATATGCACGGTTGAAAAAGGAGCACCGGGCGCGGTATGGGTGA
- a CDS encoding cytochrome P450: MTTEPTPARCPFGPHGPADHASLTRRDPPHDGPGVTRGERGVYRVHSFEAAQGVLRGEGVRQAGFMSEAVSGVPSLNRQPVLFAEGEEHHTMRRQTARYFTPAAVAGYRPMIAALADRLVGDLARRGEMNLDDLSLRLAVEVAAQVVGLTSSVVPGLERRVMAFVEGGADSEPGATRTGGRLEGLLSQAQVGAFYLLDVRPAILARRRERRDDLISHLLDRGYNDTEILTECLTYGTAGMVTTREFISAAAWHLLGDPELRAEYVHGTERERYAILHEILRLEPVVTMLYRRAETYLTVGGVDVPAGSLLALNVSDANVDREVVGGDAGRLCPGRALPRGVPPQLLAFGDGHHRCPGAFLAIAESDVFLRRLLVWRDLEVVTPPTVTFNETVKGYELRGFRVRLGK; encoded by the coding sequence GTGACGACCGAACCCACCCCCGCCCGCTGTCCCTTCGGCCCCCACGGACCCGCCGACCACGCCTCGCTGACGCGCCGTGACCCGCCGCACGACGGGCCGGGCGTGACGCGGGGCGAGCGGGGCGTCTACCGGGTCCACAGCTTCGAGGCCGCGCAGGGTGTGTTGCGGGGCGAGGGGGTGCGGCAGGCGGGCTTCATGTCGGAGGCGGTCTCGGGCGTGCCCAGCCTGAACCGCCAGCCCGTGCTGTTCGCGGAGGGCGAGGAACACCACACGATGCGGCGGCAGACGGCGCGGTACTTCACGCCCGCCGCCGTCGCGGGCTACCGTCCCATGATCGCGGCCCTGGCCGACCGCCTCGTCGGGGACCTCGCCCGGCGCGGGGAGATGAACCTCGACGACCTGAGCCTGCGCCTCGCCGTGGAGGTGGCCGCGCAGGTCGTGGGCCTGACGAGCAGTGTGGTGCCGGGGCTGGAGCGCCGCGTCATGGCCTTCGTGGAGGGCGGGGCCGACAGCGAGCCGGGGGCCACGCGGACGGGGGGGCGGCTGGAGGGACTGCTCAGTCAGGCGCAGGTGGGGGCCTTCTATCTGCTGGACGTGCGGCCCGCCATCCTCGCCCGGCGGCGCGAGCGGCGGGACGACCTCATCAGCCACCTCCTCGACCGGGGCTACAACGACACCGAAATCCTGACCGAGTGCCTGACCTACGGCACGGCGGGCATGGTCACGACCCGCGAGTTCATCTCCGCCGCCGCGTGGCACCTGCTGGGCGACCCAGAGTTGCGCGCCGAGTACGTCCACGGCACCGAGCGCGAGAGATACGCCATCCTCCACGAGATTCTGCGCCTCGAACCCGTCGTGACCATGCTCTACCGCCGCGCCGAGACGTACCTCACCGTGGGCGGCGTTGACGTTCCTGCCGGGAGCCTCCTCGCGCTCAACGTCAGCGACGCGAACGTGGACCGGGAGGTGGTGGGAGGTGACGCCGGGCGACTCTGCCCCGGTCGCGCCCTGCCGCGCGGGGTGCCGCCCCAGCTCCTCGCCTTCGGGGACGGCCACCACCGCTGCCCCGGTGCCTTCCTCGCCATCGCCGAGAGCGACGTGTTCCTGCGCCGCCTGCTGGTGTGGCGCGATCTGGAGGTCGTCACGCCGCCCACCGTGACCTTCAACGAGACGGTCAAGGGGTATGAGTTGCGGGGCTTCCGGGTGAGGTTGGGGAAGTAG
- the ggt gene encoding gamma-glutamyltransferase, which produces MRRGVMVLGAALLLGGVGGAQTGSAGGKVPLATGTGGAVSTVDLDASRAAMQILESGGNAVDAAVAAAASLGVTEPFSCGIGGGGFMVIYLARENRVVTIDHREAAPASFTPTVFSENGQPIPFDQRVTSGLSAGVPGTVKGWEEALTRYGTRTMRQVLAPAILTARYGFTVDENYRAQVQENEARFRAFTSTTSLYLPNGELPVLGRRINNPDLARTYDTIARQGAKGFYTGAVAEAIAATVNTPPVAPNNTLNVRKGNMTPADLANYEARVRPPVVSTYRGYTIYGMQPPSSGGLTIAEALNILEGYDLAGLSEVEAYQRYIEASRLAFADRGAYMADPEYTDVPRNGLLSKEFATERRGLIGPRATPSSVPPGDPFRFQADPSTPLRPAAPAGYEGNDTTHLTVSDAEGNVVAYTFTIESIGGNGMVVPGHGFLLNNELTDFDVAASHPNVPEAGKRPRSSMSPTIVFQNGKPVLALGSPGGSTIITTVLQTLVDVLDRKKSLADAFAAPRFSQRNSATTGVDLGGENTPLGQGLAALGYAWAPTPQIGRLTAIGFGEGGTVTAAAEPVRGGGGSALVQTGR; this is translated from the coding sequence GTGAGACGAGGCGTGATGGTGCTGGGGGCCGCCCTGCTCTTGGGTGGGGTGGGGGGGGCGCAGACGGGTTCGGCGGGGGGCAAGGTGCCGCTGGCGACGGGCACGGGCGGGGCGGTCTCGACGGTGGACCTCGACGCCAGCCGCGCGGCGATGCAGATTCTGGAGTCGGGCGGCAACGCGGTAGACGCGGCGGTCGCGGCGGCGGCGAGCCTCGGCGTGACCGAGCCGTTCTCCTGCGGGATCGGGGGCGGCGGCTTCATGGTGATCTATCTGGCGCGGGAGAACCGCGTCGTCACCATCGACCACCGCGAGGCGGCCCCGGCGTCGTTCACGCCGACGGTCTTCTCGGAGAACGGGCAGCCCATCCCCTTCGACCAGCGGGTGACGAGCGGCCTCTCGGCGGGTGTGCCCGGCACGGTGAAGGGCTGGGAGGAGGCGTTGACGCGCTACGGCACCCGCACCATGCGGCAGGTGCTCGCGCCCGCCATCCTGACCGCGCGCTACGGCTTCACGGTGGACGAGAACTACCGTGCTCAGGTGCAGGAGAACGAGGCCCGCTTCCGCGCCTTCACGAGCACAACCTCGCTGTACCTGCCGAACGGGGAACTGCCCGTGCTCGGTCGGCGGATCAACAACCCCGACCTCGCTCGCACCTACGACACCATCGCGCGGCAGGGGGCGAAGGGCTTCTACACGGGTGCCGTGGCCGAGGCCATCGCCGCGACCGTCAACACTCCGCCCGTAGCGCCGAACAACACCCTCAACGTCCGTAAGGGCAACATGACGCCCGCCGACCTCGCCAACTACGAGGCCCGCGTTCGCCCGCCCGTTGTCAGCACCTACCGGGGCTACACGATCTACGGGATGCAGCCGCCCTCCAGCGGTGGCCTGACTATCGCCGAGGCGCTCAACATTCTGGAGGGCTACGACCTCGCGGGCCTGAGCGAGGTGGAGGCATATCAGCGGTACATCGAGGCGTCAAGGCTCGCCTTCGCTGACCGGGGGGCGTATATGGCCGACCCGGAGTACACCGATGTTCCCCGCAACGGCCTGCTGAGCAAGGAGTTCGCCACCGAGCGCCGGGGCTTGATCGGTCCCCGTGCCACGCCCAGCTCCGTGCCCCCTGGCGACCCCTTCCGCTTTCAGGCGGACCCAAGTACGCCCCTGCGTCCCGCCGCCCCCGCCGGTTACGAGGGCAACGACACCACCCACCTCACCGTCAGCGATGCGGAGGGCAACGTCGTCGCCTATACCTTCACCATCGAGTCTATCGGCGGCAACGGGATGGTGGTGCCGGGGCACGGCTTCCTGCTCAATAACGAACTCACCGACTTCGACGTGGCGGCCTCCCACCCCAACGTCCCCGAGGCGGGCAAACGGCCACGCTCCAGCATGAGTCCCACCATCGTGTTCCAGAACGGTAAGCCGGTCCTCGCGCTCGGTAGTCCAGGCGGCTCCACGATCATCACGACGGTCCTGCAAACGCTGGTGGACGTGCTCGACCGCAAGAAGTCGCTCGCGGACGCCTTCGCCGCGCCCCGCTTCTCGCAGCGCAACTCGGCGACGACGGGCGTGGACCTCGGCGGAGAGAACACCCCGCTGGGGCAGGGCCTGGCGGCGCTGGGTTACGCCTGGGCACCGACGCCCCAGATCGGACGGCTGACGGCCATCGGCTTTGGCGAGGGTGGGACCGTGACGGCGGCGGCGGAACCCGTGCGCGGCGGGGGCGGCAGCGCGCTCGTGCAGACGGGCCGCTAA
- the rpsL gene encoding 30S ribosomal protein S12: MPTVQQLLRKGRTVLPKKSKVPALKGSPFRRGVCTVVKTTTPKKPNSALRKIARVRLSSGFEVTAYIPGEGHNLQEHSVVLIRGGRVKDLPGVRYHIVRGSLDTQGVKDRNKSRSKYGTKKPKAGAAAAAGKKK, encoded by the coding sequence CTGCCTACCGTTCAACAACTGCTCCGCAAGGGGCGCACCGTGCTGCCCAAGAAGAGCAAGGTCCCGGCCCTCAAGGGCAGCCCCTTCCGCCGTGGCGTCTGCACGGTCGTGAAGACCACCACGCCCAAGAAGCCCAACTCGGCGCTTCGCAAGATCGCCCGCGTGCGGCTGTCCAGCGGCTTCGAGGTCACGGCGTACATCCCCGGCGAGGGCCACAACCTCCAGGAGCACAGCGTCGTCCTGATTCGCGGCGGTCGTGTGAAGGACCTGCCCGGCGTGCGCTACCACATCGTGCGCGGCTCGCTCGACACCCAGGGCGTGAAGGACCGCAACAAGAGCCGCTCCAAGTACGGCACGAAGAAGCCCAAGGCGGGCGCTGCCGCCGCCGCCGGCAAGAAGAAGTAG
- the mobA gene encoding molybdenum cofactor guanylyltransferase — MTALPPPFDFAGAVTAGGRSSRFGSDKALAMLEGQPLLHHVAASLDGCQLRLLVAPPGRYTLPNWRDVPDTRPGEGPLAALEAVLIVVREEWGAGWVALAGVDMPRLTPGYWGTLAAARTPESQAVLALDETERPQPLAALYHTELLPHVTAVLNAGERRLRAAADPTRTVFVSHAVIQSAAPDALRNVNTPADLAVLASTSAYKQ; from the coding sequence ATGACGGCTCTGCCCCCACCCTTCGACTTCGCGGGCGCGGTCACGGCAGGCGGGCGCTCCAGCCGCTTCGGGAGCGACAAGGCGCTGGCGATGTTGGAGGGTCAGCCCCTCCTCCACCATGTCGCCGCGAGTTTGGATGGATGCCAGTTGCGTCTTCTCGTCGCCCCGCCGGGACGGTACACGTTGCCTAACTGGCGGGACGTGCCCGACACCCGCCCCGGTGAGGGACCGCTGGCCGCATTGGAAGCCGTTCTAATCGTTGTTCGGGAGGAGTGGGGCGCGGGCTGGGTCGCCCTCGCGGGGGTGGATATGCCCCGGCTGACGCCAGGGTACTGGGGGACACTCGCTGCCGCGCGCACGCCGGAGAGTCAGGCGGTCCTCGCGCTGGACGAGACAGAGCGTCCGCAGCCACTCGCGGCGCTGTATCACACGGAGTTGCTGCCCCACGTCACGGCAGTGTTGAACGCCGGGGAACGTCGGTTGAGAGCTGCCGCCGATCCGACTAGGACCGTGTTCGTCTCGCATGCGGTCATTCAGAGTGCTGCGCCGGACGCCCTGCGAAATGTCAACACGCCCGCCGACCTCGCCGTGCTGGCCTCAACCTCCGCTTACAAGCAATAA